The following proteins come from a genomic window of Falco cherrug isolate bFalChe1 chromosome Z, bFalChe1.pri, whole genome shotgun sequence:
- the RUSC2 gene encoding AP-4 complex accessory subunit RUSC2 isoform X1 codes for MDSPPKLTGETLIVHHIPLVHCQVPDRQCCSVSKRTNPFCQPELSITRTSALPDRDLSQTDSLLYSSFLQTSETPAEASENKEGKARDLIVPSISKRHNPFLLSEGEDLSIFGDDLGQKSFHLHNSLVAGKPPFHLHELTLPPFHLHDSNHIVKSWNMASRSGVVDGQEDKISSDDVQQRNNANRCHQGSERMELDECSCHRGSSSTFSFNGGDQEWNQNTGESLRNQDALHSRTCSCSSSELQHCRCYSSSSQSEVIDQQMGYISDSSCNSSDGVLVNFSALYNKMNGHSRSNLNSANLSCDSSFCSHSDTGAFYLDLHSSPTESKMSCESHHPESSGKVCGCQHSSSPVLDANCNSYHLHCEPCTSESSDLTACFQSQARLVVATQNYYKLVTCDLSSQSSPSPAGSSITSCSEDHTKGSPAQPTEYYLFRRPDLRQEESNVECSEEEAKEGSTQNMIEGQVYVNVSPPNLNTSRQRSRSYDQNLDRSPSSRLGSLERMVSCPVKLSESPAIPIQSSPPKRVTSFAELAKGRKKNGTSPPLRSSGDSSLEFSPIPETQRDCPNFLEERARRSQSLPPMPFVHGLNQSCEGFCLNHTFGDSQALCSTKDSVAGEKVPSGHGAGEQASLSLLTEADALFSGGFAGGHGQRDVRAQADGGGTDSKPVVRYSKDQRPTTLPIQPFVFQHHFSKPPKARALHSHFASSLSQLYSLSSNRPASQQISSSQSSALATSAEQAAVAGSQAHSTLLTQRSADGAASRNDGCIKKPAPETTRPSPLGSYSPVRCNVPFFQSMDSSSSPTAERAEEGQPPRSRSCPISASLLPTRSSPAVSTMQPSQSTKADALRQKENPKLVPKKEAPLEPSPPLSEYQLHSGSLPPLSVGGMPVSRVGGHADPHWRSGSESNSSGPLSSLGIRPVNANHLSPQALKWREYRRRNPLGLDRVSGLPGLAGSLDRRQQEPRLNWVNPIFELPGTLNTSHFHCKLNGQSMRQLQLTYTDFFPDYFSLAEKPPAEFCLSPDGNTESISIDLLQKKGLVKAINTAVDLIVAHFGTSRDPGVKAKLGNSSVSPNVGHLILKYLCPAVRDILSDGLKAYVLDMIIGQRRNIPWSVVEASTQLGPSTKLLHSLYSKISQYTELTNHTMRFNAFIFGLLNIRSLEFWFNHLYNHEDIVLAHYQPVGFLCLSHSVCQPLFEELLLLLQPLSLLPFNLDLLFEHHLMQMGKEQQQQKELLRVKQDLLLSAHSTLQLMRTRGSSEDPDGCSTAPEACKVGARDGDISPGHSPQQAASERVKGVGASCGDSDREEERRKLRESTWERKKDRQAGWWYQLMQSSQIYIEGSAEGSKFIRYEKKTSNTVPRSAEARKAPPPREGVVEGAEACPIAEGTLEEKPKAASKPSPEAMEEPLEKPQQVLVSEEVKERSWPFWMGSPPDSVLTELKRSKEKEAGAQQRVGAAPVPQEESSTSASEGSQPIKWGHLFGSRKVQKEPRQPNRLPSGWLSLDKSVFQLVAQTVGASMWREAAPEPEPSQREPPEVPPVAQPARGLSPQPPCEVKALCHHIATEAGQLSFNKGDILQVISKVDGDWLQCSLGSEKGLVPVMYVTHPEDEDY; via the exons ATGGATAGTCCACCCAAACTGACTGGTGAGACACTGATTGTCCATCACATTCCCCTGGTGCATTGCCAGGTCCCTGACAGACAGTGCTGCTCCGTAAGCAAAAGGACCAACCCCTTCTGCCAGCCAGAGCTCAGCATTACACGGACCTCTGCCCTTCCAGACAGAGACCTTTCGCAAACCGATTCCTTGCTGTACAGCAGCTTTCTCCAGACCTCCGAAACGCCAGCAGAGgcctcagaaaacaaagaaggcAAAGCGAGGGATTTGATTGTCCCTAGCATCAGTAAGCGACACAACCCTTTCCTGCTGAGTGAGGGTGAAGACCTCAGCATCTTTGGTGATGACTTGGGTCAAAAATCTTTCCACCTTCACAACTCACTTGTGGCTGGCAAGCCTCCCTTTCATCTGCATGAGCTGACCTTGCCCCCTTTCCACCTCCACGACTCCAACCATATTGTGAAGTCCTGGAACATGGCCAGCCGGTCTGGTGTGGTAGATGGGCAAGAGGACAAAATCAGCAGTGACGATGTCCAGCAGAGGAACAATGCGAACAGGTGCCACCAGGGCTCAGAACGCATGGAGCTGGATGAATGCAGCTGCCATCGTGGCAGCTCCTCCACCTTCTCCTTCAATGGTGGCGACCAGGAGTGGAACCAGAACACAGGTGAATCACTGAGGAATCAGGATGCCCTACACAGCCGGACATGCAGCTGTTCCAGCTCAGAGCTCCAGCACTGTCGCTGCTACAGTTCATCAAGTCAGTCTGAAGTGATCGACCAACAGATGGGCTACATCAGCGACTCTTCCTGCAACAGCTCTGACGGGGTGCTGGTGAACTTCAGTGCTCTCTACAACAAAATGAATGGCCATTCTCGATCTAACCTGAATTCAGCCAACCTGTCCTGTGACTCTTCCTTCTGCAGCCACTCAGACACAGGAGCTTTTTACCTGGATTTGCATTCATCACCCACAGAATCCAAGATGTCTTGTGAGTCGCATCACCCAGAGAGTTCAGGGAAGGTGTGTGGGTGTCAACACTCCTCCTCACCTGTCCTTGATGCTAACTGCAACTCCTACCACCTCCACTGTGAGCCTTGCACTTCGGAGAGCTCAGACCTCACTGCCTGCTTCCAGAGCCAAGCACGGCTTGTTGTGGCTACTCAGAATTATTACAAGTTGGTCACGTGTGACTTGTCTTCCCAGTCTTCTCCCAGTCCAGCAGGATCTTCCATAACTAGCTGCTCGGAAGACCATACCAAAGgaagcccagcccagcccactgAATATTATCTGTTTAGAAGGCCTGACCTGAGACAAGAAGAAAGCAACGTGGAGTGCAGTGAAGAGGAGGCGAAGGAAGGATCCACCCAGAATATGATTGAGGGTCAGGTCTACGTGAACGTGTCGCCACCTAACCTCAACACAAGCCGGCAGCGCTCCAGGAGCTATGATCAGAACCTGGACAGGAGTCCTagcagcaggctgggctctTTGGAACGCATGGTGAGCTGTCCAGTCAAGCTGAGTGAAAGTCCAGCAATACCCATCCAGAGTTCTCCCCCAAAGCGGGTGACATCTTTTGCTGAACTGGCTAAAGGCCGGAAAAAGAATGGCACCTCCCCACCACTCCGGTCCAGTGGTGATTCCTCCTTGGAGTTCTCTCCTATCCCTGAGACACAGCGGGATTGCCCAAATTTCCTTGAAGAACGAGCTCGCCGCAGCCAGAGTCTTCCACCCATGCCCTTCGTCCATGGCCTGAACCAGAGCTGCGAGGGCTTCTGTTTGAATCACACTTTTGGGGATAGCCAGGCTTTGTGTTCCACCAAAGACTCAGTCGCCGGTGAGAAGGTCCCCAGTGGGCATGGGGCAGGTGAGCAAGcctctctctccctgctgaCGGAGGCAGATGCCCTCTTCTCAGGTGGCTTTGCCGGTGGCCACGGACAAAGAGATGTTAGAGCCCAAGCAGACG GTGGTGGCACAGACAGCAAGCCTGTGGTACGCTACAGCAAGGACCAGCGTCCCACGACTCTGCCCATCCAGCCCTTTGTATTCCAGCACCATTTCAGCAAGCCACCCAAGGCCCGTGCCCTGCACAGCCATTTTGCCTCCAGCCTTTCCCAACTCTACAGCTTGTCCAGCAACCGACCTGCCAGCCAACAGATCTCCAGTTCCCAGTCCTCGGCCCTGGCCACCtcggcagagcaggcagcagtggcGGGGAGCCAAGCCCACAGCACACTTCTGACCCAGCGCTCAGCAGACGGAGCTGCCTCCCGCAATGATGGCTGCATTAAGAAGCCTGCCCCTGAGACAACCCGGCCGTCCCCCCTCGGGAGTTACTCTCCTGTGCGATGCAACGTGCCTTTCTTTCAAAGCATGGACTCCTCTTCCTCGCCCACGGCAGAAAGAGCTGAAGAGGGCCAGCCCCCCAGAAGTAGGTCTTGCCCCATCTCCGCCAGCCTGCTTCCCACAAGGTCTTCCCCGGCTGTCAGCACCATGCAGCCCTCCCAATCCACCAAAGCTGATGCCCTGAGACAAAAGGAGAACCCCAAGCTGGTTCCCAAGAAGGAGGCACCGCTGGAGCCAAGTCCACCGCTCTCAGAGTATCAGCTCCACAGTGGGTCCCTCCCGCCCCTCTCGGTGGGTGGTATGCCCGTGAGCAGAGTGGGAGGCCATGCAGATCCCCACTGGAGAAGTGGCagtgagagcaacagctctggtcccctgagcagcctgggaaTACGGCCTGTCAATG CGAACCACCTCTCTCCGCAAGCGCTGAAGTGGCGGGAGTACAGGCGGAGGAACCCCCTGGGTCTGGACCGCGTTTCAGGGCTGCCTGGCTTAGCAGGTAGCCTAGACAGAAGGCAGCAAGAGCCTCGGCTGAACTGGGTGAACCCCATCTTTGAGCTCCCTGGCACTCTCAACACCAGCCATTTCCACTGCAAGCTGAACG GACAGTCTATGAGGCAACTCCAGCTTACCTACACTGACTTCTTCCCTGACTACTTCTCACTAGCAGAGAAACCCCCTGCTGAGTTCTGCCTCTCCCCAGATGGCAACACAGAGTCCATCTCCATCGACTTGCTGCAGAAGAAAG GTCTGGTGAAGGCAATCAACACTGCTGTTGACCTGATTGTGGCTCACTTTGGAACCAGCAGGGATCCAGGGGTGAAG GCCAAACTTGGGAACAGCTCCGTGAGCCCCAACGTGGGGCACCTCATCCTGAAATACCTGTGCCCTGCTGTCCGGGACATTCTGAGTGATGGGCTCAAGGCTTACGTCCTGGACATGATCATTGGCCAGAGGAGGAACATCCCCTGGAGTGTGGTGGAGGCATCCACTCAGCTAG GCCCCTCTACCAAGTTGCTGCACAGCCTCTATAGCAAGATTAGCCAGTACACGGAGCTCACCAACCACACCATGAGGTTCAACGCATTCATCTTTGGCCTCCTCAA TATTCGGTCCTTGGAGTTCTGGTTCAACCATCTTTACAACCATGAAG ATATTGTCCTGGCACACTACCAGCCGGTGGGGTTTTTGTGCCTGTCTCACAGCGTGTGCCAGCCTCTTTTCGAggagctcctgctcctgctccagcctctctccctgctgccgTTCAACCTAGACCTGCTTTTCGAGCACCACCTGATGCAGATgggcaaagagcagcagcagcaaaaggagcTGCTACGTGTGAAGCAGGACCTGCTGCTCTCCGCACACTCCACCCTGCAGCTGATGCGGACGCGGGGCAGCAGTGAGGACCCCGACGGCTGCAGCACTGCCCCTGAAGCATGCAAAGTGGGTGCCAGAGATGGTGATATCTCACCAGgccacagcccccagcaagCTGCCAGTGAGAGGGTCAAGGGTGTGGGGGCCTCCTGTGGAGACAGCGACAGGGAGGAAGAGCGGAGGAAGTTGCGAGAGAGCACgtgggagaggaagaaggacaggcaggcaggctggtggTACCAGCTTATGCAGAGCTCTCAGATCTACATCGAGGGCTCAGCTGAAGGCTCTAAGTTCATCCGCTATGAGAAGAAGACTTCGAATACTGTGCCTAGGTCAGCAGAGGCCCGCAAGGCACCACCTCCCCGCGAAGGGGTGGTGGAGGGTGCAGAAGCTTGCCCCATTGCTGAGGGCACCTTGGAGGAGAAGCCCAAGGCTGCCAGCAAGCCAAGTCCTGAAGCCATGGAAGAGCCCTTGGAAAAGCCCCAGCAGGTACTGGTCAGTGAAGAGGTGAAGGAACGGAGCTGGCCCTTCTGGATGGGCAGTCCCCCAGACTCCGTGCTTACGGAGCTGAAGCGCAGCAAGGAGAAGGAGGCGGGGGCTCAGCAAAGAGTGGGAGCAGCACCAGTCCCGCAAGAGGAGAGCAGCACCAGTGCATCAGAGGGCAGCCAGCCCATCAAGTGGGGACACTTGTTTGGGTCCAGGAAAGTTCAAAAAGAGCCCAGGCAGCCTAACAG GTTGCCCTCTGGCTGGCTGAGCTTGGACAAATCTGTGTTCCAGCTGGTGGCCCAAACAGTTGGGGCAAGCATGTGGCGAGAAGCAGCTCCTGAGCCAGAGCCCTCCCAGCGAGAGCCACCTGAAGTGCCCCCCGTGGCACAGCCAGCCCGGGGGCTGtctccccagcctccctg tGAGGTGAAAGCTCTTTGCCATCACATTGCCACTgaggcaggacagctgagctTCAACAAGGGGGACATCCTGCAGGTCATCTCCAAGGTGGACGGTGACTGGCTGCAGTGCAGCCTCGGCTCCGAGAAGGGACTGGTGCCCGTCATGTACGTCACCCATCCGGAGGACGAGGACTACTGA
- the RUSC2 gene encoding AP-4 complex accessory subunit RUSC2 isoform X3 yields MDSPPKLTGETLIVHHIPLVHCQVPDRQCCSVSKRTNPFCQPELSITRTSALPDRDLSQTDSLLYSSFLQTSETPAEASENKEGKARDLIVPSISKRHNPFLLSEGEDLSIFGDDLGQKSFHLHNSLVAGKPPFHLHELTLPPFHLHDSNHIVKSWNMASRSGVVDGQEDKISSDDVQQRNNANRCHQGSERMELDECSCHRGSSSTFSFNGGDQEWNQNTGESLRNQDALHSRTCSCSSSELQHCRCYSSSSQSEVIDQQMGYISDSSCNSSDGVLVNFSALYNKMNGHSRSNLNSANLSCDSSFCSHSDTGAFYLDLHSSPTESKMSCESHHPESSGKVCGCQHSSSPVLDANCNSYHLHCEPCTSESSDLTACFQSQARLVVATQNYYKLVTCDLSSQSSPSPAGSSITSCSEDHTKGSPAQPTEYYLFRRPDLRQEESNVECSEEEAKEGSTQNMIEGQVYVNVSPPNLNTSRQRSRSYDQNLDRSPSSRLGSLERMVSCPVKLSESPAIPIQSSPPKRVTSFAELAKGRKKNGTSPPLRSSGDSSLEFSPIPETQRDCPNFLEERARRSQSLPPMPFVHGLNQSCEGFCLNHTFGDSQALCSTKDSVAGEKVPSGHGAGGGTDSKPVVRYSKDQRPTTLPIQPFVFQHHFSKPPKARALHSHFASSLSQLYSLSSNRPASQQISSSQSSALATSAEQAAVAGSQAHSTLLTQRSADGAASRNDGCIKKPAPETTRPSPLGSYSPVRCNVPFFQSMDSSSSPTAERAEEGQPPRSRSCPISASLLPTRSSPAVSTMQPSQSTKADALRQKENPKLVPKKEAPLEPSPPLSEYQLHSGSLPPLSVGGMPVSRVGGHADPHWRSGSESNSSGPLSSLGIRPVNANHLSPQALKWREYRRRNPLGLDRVSGLPGLAGSLDRRQQEPRLNWVNPIFELPGTLNTSHFHCKLNGQSMRQLQLTYTDFFPDYFSLAEKPPAEFCLSPDGNTESISIDLLQKKGLVKAINTAVDLIVAHFGTSRDPGVKAKLGNSSVSPNVGHLILKYLCPAVRDILSDGLKAYVLDMIIGQRRNIPWSVVEASTQLGPSTKLLHSLYSKISQYTELTNHTMRFNAFIFGLLNIRSLEFWFNHLYNHEDIVLAHYQPVGFLCLSHSVCQPLFEELLLLLQPLSLLPFNLDLLFEHHLMQMGKEQQQQKELLRVKQDLLLSAHSTLQLMRTRGSSEDPDGCSTAPEACKVGARDGDISPGHSPQQAASERVKGVGASCGDSDREEERRKLRESTWERKKDRQAGWWYQLMQSSQIYIEGSAEGSKFIRYEKKTSNTVPRSAEARKAPPPREGVVEGAEACPIAEGTLEEKPKAASKPSPEAMEEPLEKPQQVLVSEEVKERSWPFWMGSPPDSVLTELKRSKEKEAGAQQRVGAAPVPQEESSTSASEGSQPIKWGHLFGSRKVQKEPRQPNRLPSGWLSLDKSVFQLVAQTVGASMWREAAPEPEPSQREPPEVPPVAQPARGLSPQPPCEVKALCHHIATEAGQLSFNKGDILQVISKVDGDWLQCSLGSEKGLVPVMYVTHPEDEDY; encoded by the exons ATGGATAGTCCACCCAAACTGACTGGTGAGACACTGATTGTCCATCACATTCCCCTGGTGCATTGCCAGGTCCCTGACAGACAGTGCTGCTCCGTAAGCAAAAGGACCAACCCCTTCTGCCAGCCAGAGCTCAGCATTACACGGACCTCTGCCCTTCCAGACAGAGACCTTTCGCAAACCGATTCCTTGCTGTACAGCAGCTTTCTCCAGACCTCCGAAACGCCAGCAGAGgcctcagaaaacaaagaaggcAAAGCGAGGGATTTGATTGTCCCTAGCATCAGTAAGCGACACAACCCTTTCCTGCTGAGTGAGGGTGAAGACCTCAGCATCTTTGGTGATGACTTGGGTCAAAAATCTTTCCACCTTCACAACTCACTTGTGGCTGGCAAGCCTCCCTTTCATCTGCATGAGCTGACCTTGCCCCCTTTCCACCTCCACGACTCCAACCATATTGTGAAGTCCTGGAACATGGCCAGCCGGTCTGGTGTGGTAGATGGGCAAGAGGACAAAATCAGCAGTGACGATGTCCAGCAGAGGAACAATGCGAACAGGTGCCACCAGGGCTCAGAACGCATGGAGCTGGATGAATGCAGCTGCCATCGTGGCAGCTCCTCCACCTTCTCCTTCAATGGTGGCGACCAGGAGTGGAACCAGAACACAGGTGAATCACTGAGGAATCAGGATGCCCTACACAGCCGGACATGCAGCTGTTCCAGCTCAGAGCTCCAGCACTGTCGCTGCTACAGTTCATCAAGTCAGTCTGAAGTGATCGACCAACAGATGGGCTACATCAGCGACTCTTCCTGCAACAGCTCTGACGGGGTGCTGGTGAACTTCAGTGCTCTCTACAACAAAATGAATGGCCATTCTCGATCTAACCTGAATTCAGCCAACCTGTCCTGTGACTCTTCCTTCTGCAGCCACTCAGACACAGGAGCTTTTTACCTGGATTTGCATTCATCACCCACAGAATCCAAGATGTCTTGTGAGTCGCATCACCCAGAGAGTTCAGGGAAGGTGTGTGGGTGTCAACACTCCTCCTCACCTGTCCTTGATGCTAACTGCAACTCCTACCACCTCCACTGTGAGCCTTGCACTTCGGAGAGCTCAGACCTCACTGCCTGCTTCCAGAGCCAAGCACGGCTTGTTGTGGCTACTCAGAATTATTACAAGTTGGTCACGTGTGACTTGTCTTCCCAGTCTTCTCCCAGTCCAGCAGGATCTTCCATAACTAGCTGCTCGGAAGACCATACCAAAGgaagcccagcccagcccactgAATATTATCTGTTTAGAAGGCCTGACCTGAGACAAGAAGAAAGCAACGTGGAGTGCAGTGAAGAGGAGGCGAAGGAAGGATCCACCCAGAATATGATTGAGGGTCAGGTCTACGTGAACGTGTCGCCACCTAACCTCAACACAAGCCGGCAGCGCTCCAGGAGCTATGATCAGAACCTGGACAGGAGTCCTagcagcaggctgggctctTTGGAACGCATGGTGAGCTGTCCAGTCAAGCTGAGTGAAAGTCCAGCAATACCCATCCAGAGTTCTCCCCCAAAGCGGGTGACATCTTTTGCTGAACTGGCTAAAGGCCGGAAAAAGAATGGCACCTCCCCACCACTCCGGTCCAGTGGTGATTCCTCCTTGGAGTTCTCTCCTATCCCTGAGACACAGCGGGATTGCCCAAATTTCCTTGAAGAACGAGCTCGCCGCAGCCAGAGTCTTCCACCCATGCCCTTCGTCCATGGCCTGAACCAGAGCTGCGAGGGCTTCTGTTTGAATCACACTTTTGGGGATAGCCAGGCTTTGTGTTCCACCAAAGACTCAGTCGCCGGTGAGAAGGTCCCCAGTGGGCATGGGGCAG GTGGTGGCACAGACAGCAAGCCTGTGGTACGCTACAGCAAGGACCAGCGTCCCACGACTCTGCCCATCCAGCCCTTTGTATTCCAGCACCATTTCAGCAAGCCACCCAAGGCCCGTGCCCTGCACAGCCATTTTGCCTCCAGCCTTTCCCAACTCTACAGCTTGTCCAGCAACCGACCTGCCAGCCAACAGATCTCCAGTTCCCAGTCCTCGGCCCTGGCCACCtcggcagagcaggcagcagtggcGGGGAGCCAAGCCCACAGCACACTTCTGACCCAGCGCTCAGCAGACGGAGCTGCCTCCCGCAATGATGGCTGCATTAAGAAGCCTGCCCCTGAGACAACCCGGCCGTCCCCCCTCGGGAGTTACTCTCCTGTGCGATGCAACGTGCCTTTCTTTCAAAGCATGGACTCCTCTTCCTCGCCCACGGCAGAAAGAGCTGAAGAGGGCCAGCCCCCCAGAAGTAGGTCTTGCCCCATCTCCGCCAGCCTGCTTCCCACAAGGTCTTCCCCGGCTGTCAGCACCATGCAGCCCTCCCAATCCACCAAAGCTGATGCCCTGAGACAAAAGGAGAACCCCAAGCTGGTTCCCAAGAAGGAGGCACCGCTGGAGCCAAGTCCACCGCTCTCAGAGTATCAGCTCCACAGTGGGTCCCTCCCGCCCCTCTCGGTGGGTGGTATGCCCGTGAGCAGAGTGGGAGGCCATGCAGATCCCCACTGGAGAAGTGGCagtgagagcaacagctctggtcccctgagcagcctgggaaTACGGCCTGTCAATG CGAACCACCTCTCTCCGCAAGCGCTGAAGTGGCGGGAGTACAGGCGGAGGAACCCCCTGGGTCTGGACCGCGTTTCAGGGCTGCCTGGCTTAGCAGGTAGCCTAGACAGAAGGCAGCAAGAGCCTCGGCTGAACTGGGTGAACCCCATCTTTGAGCTCCCTGGCACTCTCAACACCAGCCATTTCCACTGCAAGCTGAACG GACAGTCTATGAGGCAACTCCAGCTTACCTACACTGACTTCTTCCCTGACTACTTCTCACTAGCAGAGAAACCCCCTGCTGAGTTCTGCCTCTCCCCAGATGGCAACACAGAGTCCATCTCCATCGACTTGCTGCAGAAGAAAG GTCTGGTGAAGGCAATCAACACTGCTGTTGACCTGATTGTGGCTCACTTTGGAACCAGCAGGGATCCAGGGGTGAAG GCCAAACTTGGGAACAGCTCCGTGAGCCCCAACGTGGGGCACCTCATCCTGAAATACCTGTGCCCTGCTGTCCGGGACATTCTGAGTGATGGGCTCAAGGCTTACGTCCTGGACATGATCATTGGCCAGAGGAGGAACATCCCCTGGAGTGTGGTGGAGGCATCCACTCAGCTAG GCCCCTCTACCAAGTTGCTGCACAGCCTCTATAGCAAGATTAGCCAGTACACGGAGCTCACCAACCACACCATGAGGTTCAACGCATTCATCTTTGGCCTCCTCAA TATTCGGTCCTTGGAGTTCTGGTTCAACCATCTTTACAACCATGAAG ATATTGTCCTGGCACACTACCAGCCGGTGGGGTTTTTGTGCCTGTCTCACAGCGTGTGCCAGCCTCTTTTCGAggagctcctgctcctgctccagcctctctccctgctgccgTTCAACCTAGACCTGCTTTTCGAGCACCACCTGATGCAGATgggcaaagagcagcagcagcaaaaggagcTGCTACGTGTGAAGCAGGACCTGCTGCTCTCCGCACACTCCACCCTGCAGCTGATGCGGACGCGGGGCAGCAGTGAGGACCCCGACGGCTGCAGCACTGCCCCTGAAGCATGCAAAGTGGGTGCCAGAGATGGTGATATCTCACCAGgccacagcccccagcaagCTGCCAGTGAGAGGGTCAAGGGTGTGGGGGCCTCCTGTGGAGACAGCGACAGGGAGGAAGAGCGGAGGAAGTTGCGAGAGAGCACgtgggagaggaagaaggacaggcaggcaggctggtggTACCAGCTTATGCAGAGCTCTCAGATCTACATCGAGGGCTCAGCTGAAGGCTCTAAGTTCATCCGCTATGAGAAGAAGACTTCGAATACTGTGCCTAGGTCAGCAGAGGCCCGCAAGGCACCACCTCCCCGCGAAGGGGTGGTGGAGGGTGCAGAAGCTTGCCCCATTGCTGAGGGCACCTTGGAGGAGAAGCCCAAGGCTGCCAGCAAGCCAAGTCCTGAAGCCATGGAAGAGCCCTTGGAAAAGCCCCAGCAGGTACTGGTCAGTGAAGAGGTGAAGGAACGGAGCTGGCCCTTCTGGATGGGCAGTCCCCCAGACTCCGTGCTTACGGAGCTGAAGCGCAGCAAGGAGAAGGAGGCGGGGGCTCAGCAAAGAGTGGGAGCAGCACCAGTCCCGCAAGAGGAGAGCAGCACCAGTGCATCAGAGGGCAGCCAGCCCATCAAGTGGGGACACTTGTTTGGGTCCAGGAAAGTTCAAAAAGAGCCCAGGCAGCCTAACAG GTTGCCCTCTGGCTGGCTGAGCTTGGACAAATCTGTGTTCCAGCTGGTGGCCCAAACAGTTGGGGCAAGCATGTGGCGAGAAGCAGCTCCTGAGCCAGAGCCCTCCCAGCGAGAGCCACCTGAAGTGCCCCCCGTGGCACAGCCAGCCCGGGGGCTGtctccccagcctccctg tGAGGTGAAAGCTCTTTGCCATCACATTGCCACTgaggcaggacagctgagctTCAACAAGGGGGACATCCTGCAGGTCATCTCCAAGGTGGACGGTGACTGGCTGCAGTGCAGCCTCGGCTCCGAGAAGGGACTGGTGCCCGTCATGTACGTCACCCATCCGGAGGACGAGGACTACTGA